The Gammaproteobacteria bacterium sequence TTTCACTTGCATCTGCACTTAATAGGCGGTCGTCCGCTGGGGCCGATGATTCAGCGCAAATAAGTAAGCGGGTGATTACCGTCACTGTCTACTGGTAGCAGGCCGTGTGGAGCAACGTGAATAATTTGTGGGACGGGTGTTGGCCGCGGTGACCCCGGTTATATTTTGATGAAATTCATCCTTGCCATTCTGATACTGGCGGCTGTGATAGGGACCTACCTCTATTTTAATCCTGAGGTCGCCGACCAATGGCTCGAAGAGACTAAAGAGACGCTTAAAGATGCCCCTGTGTTCGGCAAACCAGATACCACCGTTTTATACAAATGGAAAAATGAGCAAGCACAGTGGCAGGTTTCCGACCAGCTGCCACCGCCGGGGACTCCCTACGAGATCTTAGAATACCGGCACGATGTCAACATTCTGCCCTTGCCTCCGGAGCTACAGGCAGAGGAGTAGGCTAACTTCCTCAGCAAGTCTCTGCTGCTAATTTTGAACTCAGCCAGCGTAGAGCGTTCTGAAGCGTAATCGGACCTCGCTGGCAATTGAATAGATCGTGGTGAACGAATCACGATTGATTATGCGAGAGCATGGTATGGGATACGTCGCGACGCTAGTTGCACTCTCTATAGTCTGGATCGCTGATTCTGTGGCAGCTGATGTGGAGTCAGTACAGATCACGGAATGGCGTGTTCCCTGGGAGAATACGCGGCCCCGAGATCCGTACGTCGATAGTCAGCGCCGTGTTTGGTTTGTTGGCCAGGCTGGCGATTATGTCGCACGTCTCGATCCCAGTACGGGTACATTCACACGATTTGAGCTTGATTCCGGTACGGGCCCGCATAACTTGGTCATGGATGGGAATGGGCGTGTATGGTATGCGGGAAATCGAGATGCCCATATTGGAGAGTTGGATCCGGAAGGCGGTGACATCACGAAATATCCAATGCCCATACCTGCTGCCAAGGATCCGCACACACTTGTGTTTGATGAGGGGGGTGATATCTGGTTTACGGTTCAATGGGGAAACTATGTTGGGAAGCTTACGCCCTCGAGTGGCCATATTGACTTGATTCCGGTCCCCACAGCCCGTGCGCGACCGTACGGTATTGTGATTGATCCGGATGACCGTCCGTGGATCACGGAGTTCGGTAGCAATAAGTTAGCCACCGTGGATGTCGAGACGATGGAGCTGGAAGAACTGGCGCTTCCGCGTGGAGCGGCCCGCCCTCGCCGCCTCGCCGCGACGTCAGACGGGGCGATCTGGTATGTGGACTACGCCCAAGGCTATCTTGGGCGAG is a genomic window containing:
- a CDS encoding lyase, whose amino-acid sequence is MNESRLIMREHGMGYVATLVALSIVWIADSVAADVESVQITEWRVPWENTRPRDPYVDSQRRVWFVGQAGDYVARLDPSTGTFTRFELDSGTGPHNLVMDGNGRVWYAGNRDAHIGELDPEGGDITKYPMPIPAAKDPHTLVFDEGGDIWFTVQWGNYVGKLTPSSGHIDLIPVPTARARPYGIVIDPDDRPWITEFGSNKLATVDVETMELEELALPRGAARPRRLAATSDGAIWYVDYAQGYLGRVDPATSDIKEWRVPGGDDARPYGMAVDDRDRLWFVETGPSPNRFVGFDPVTESFFSVTEIASGGGSVRHMYYDKSTGAIWFGTDTNTIGRARIP